One window of the Novipirellula caenicola genome contains the following:
- a CDS encoding response regulator, whose product MSDDKRRILITEDNRVLGDVLRFNLERSGFEVTIAHDGAEAMDLIDDQAFDLLITDYQMPNVDGAELCHYIRQNRSLDGMFIIMCSAKGMELDREQLRKQWDIAKLVLKPFSVREIVAAVNDLLAASEDTRAVYS is encoded by the coding sequence ATGAGTGATGACAAAAGACGGATCTTGATCACCGAGGACAATCGTGTTCTCGGCGATGTGCTGCGATTCAATCTTGAGCGTTCAGGATTTGAGGTCACCATTGCGCATGATGGCGCCGAGGCGATGGATTTGATCGACGATCAAGCATTCGACTTGCTTATCACTGATTACCAAATGCCCAACGTTGACGGAGCGGAGCTCTGTCACTACATCCGACAAAACCGATCGCTCGACGGCATGTTCATCATCATGTGCTCGGCCAAAGGGATGGAATTGGACCGAGAACAGTTACGCAAGCAGTGGGATATCGCCAAACTTGTTCTCAAACCGTTTAGCGTCCGCGAGATCGTCGCCGCCGTAAACGACTTGCTCGCTGCCAGCGAAGACACTCGCGCCGTGTATTCGTGA
- a CDS encoding prepilin-type N-terminal cleavage/methylation domain-containing protein → MFKTRRWGRKGFTLVELVVVVLILGILAAVAAPRMFDTAGNARDNATRQSLVVIRDAIDLYKAQTGGYPERATLTSDLKPYLQGAFPATQVGSNPGAGIVAGTSPISTATEAGGWIYDEATGEFCVNDDEYITKW, encoded by the coding sequence GTGTTCAAGACAAGACGTTGGGGTCGCAAGGGATTTACGCTCGTTGAATTGGTCGTGGTGGTTCTGATCTTGGGCATTCTCGCAGCCGTTGCCGCACCTCGCATGTTTGATACAGCAGGCAATGCACGCGACAACGCCACACGGCAATCGCTTGTGGTGATTCGAGATGCCATTGATCTGTATAAAGCACAAACCGGTGGCTATCCGGAACGAGCTACATTGACCAGTGATTTGAAACCTTATTTACAAGGCGCCTTTCCCGCGACGCAGGTTGGATCCAATCCCGGTGCAGGCATCGTTGCTGGAACGTCACCGATTTCCACGGCTACCGAAGCGGGTGGATGGATCTATGACGAAGCCACAGGCGAATTTTGTGTGAACGACGACGAGTATATTACCAAATGGTAA